In Dyella terrae, one DNA window encodes the following:
- the lpxK gene encoding tetraacyldisaccharide 4'-kinase has protein sequence MALAESLEKVWYEGARAPWWAWPLMWLYAAVMRLRRAFYAIGVFSRVRLACPVIVIGNVTVGGTGKTPLTIALARALQQRGFRPGVVSRGYGGTEHGPLLLDDASTPVQVGDEPALMRAHGLTVAIGRDRPAAGRRLIEAGCNVIIADDGLQHYRLARDLEICVIDGARRFGNGRLLPLGPLRESAARAAQTTFQVCNGERAGAGEVPMRLEGGTLRALVDGHVRPLEELRGHRVHAVAGIGNPQRFFDSLRARGLEVVPHPFPDHHRYVASDIDFGDCSPVLMTEKDAIKCQAFAQPHWWAAPVTAELPEAFFDDVAARLDRVDTARDLP, from the coding sequence GTGGCCCTCGCCGAGTCACTCGAGAAGGTCTGGTATGAAGGCGCACGGGCCCCATGGTGGGCCTGGCCGCTGATGTGGCTCTATGCGGCGGTCATGCGGCTTCGCCGTGCGTTCTATGCGATCGGCGTGTTCTCTCGTGTTCGCCTGGCCTGCCCGGTGATTGTGATCGGCAACGTCACCGTCGGTGGAACGGGCAAAACGCCCTTGACCATCGCACTGGCGCGCGCGCTTCAACAGCGTGGATTCCGGCCCGGCGTGGTCAGTCGCGGTTATGGCGGCACCGAGCATGGGCCGCTCCTGCTGGACGATGCATCGACGCCTGTCCAGGTCGGCGACGAGCCGGCGCTTATGCGGGCCCATGGTCTTACGGTGGCCATCGGCCGCGACCGCCCTGCGGCGGGACGACGGCTGATCGAAGCGGGATGCAACGTGATCATTGCGGATGACGGGCTCCAGCATTATCGGCTGGCACGTGACCTGGAAATCTGCGTCATCGATGGCGCGAGGCGTTTTGGCAACGGCAGGCTCCTGCCACTGGGCCCGCTGCGCGAATCCGCCGCGCGCGCCGCGCAAACTACCTTCCAGGTCTGCAATGGAGAGCGGGCAGGTGCCGGCGAGGTACCCATGCGCCTGGAGGGCGGAACGTTGCGTGCACTGGTGGATGGGCATGTGCGGCCGCTCGAAGAGCTGAGGGGCCATCGCGTGCATGCAGTGGCGGGGATCGGCAATCCACAGCGTTTCTTCGACAGCCTGCGAGCCCGGGGGCTCGAGGTGGTGCCGCATCCGTTCCCAGACCACCATCGCTACGTCGCATCCGACATCGACTTTGGCGACTGTTCGCCGGTCCTGATGACGGAGAAGGATGCGATCAAATGCCAGGCATTTGCGCAACCACACTGGTGGGCGGCGCCGGTGACCGCCGAATTGCCCGAAGCCTTTTTTGACGATGTGGCTGCGCGCCTTGACCGCGTGGACACGGCGCGCGATCTTCCTTAA
- a CDS encoding DUF6165 family protein yields MSLILVPVSYGELIDKITILEIKSRQIKDPAKLANVHKELELLNATWSSDPVSSIDISDERARLLAVNEALWDIEDQVRLKEKAGAFEQEFVELARSVYFRNDERAAHKRAINLKLGSQLVEEKSYEDYKAR; encoded by the coding sequence ATGAGCTTGATCCTAGTTCCGGTGTCTTACGGCGAGTTGATCGACAAGATCACGATCCTGGAAATCAAGTCTCGCCAGATCAAGGATCCGGCCAAGCTGGCGAACGTGCACAAGGAGCTTGAGCTCCTTAACGCCACCTGGAGCAGCGATCCCGTCTCGAGCATTGATATCTCCGACGAGCGCGCGCGCTTGCTGGCGGTCAATGAGGCCCTGTGGGATATCGAGGATCAGGTGCGCCTGAAGGAGAAGGCAGGGGCCTTCGAGCAGGAATTTGTCGAGCTGGCGCGTTCGGTTTACTTCCGCAATGACGAGCGGGCTGCGCACAAGCGCGCGATCAACCTGAAGCTCGGGTCACAACTGGTGGAAGAGAAATCCTATGAGGATTACAAGGCGCGCTGA
- a CDS encoding lipoprotein-releasing ABC transporter permease subunit produces the protein MFRPLELFVGLRYTRAKRRNQFISFISTVSIVCIAISVTALITVMSVMNGFDNELRTRILGAISHATVSGLPGESVQNWPRAVQIAEANSHVRGAAPYVETQAFLQARRPSGALVRGIEPSEEPKVSDIDKHMVEGSLNDLVPGEWNIVLGRELAMTLGVNVGDKITMAVPEFRATPMGSVPRLRGFRVTGIFELGMQEFDSGLALINMSDAEKLNGLDGPTGIRLRLDDLFNARPVARELADQLGQIYRVETWMDSHANFFSAISMEKKVMFIILSLIILVAVINLISMLMMLVTDKQADIAILRTLGSTPRSIMGMFMVQGVLVGFVGIGLGVSLGSLLSWRLPQIVKWIEHTFHVTFLSPDVYYISELPSQLVARDVGNVALVTFLFSLLATIYPAWRAARTQPAQALRYE, from the coding sequence ATGTTTCGACCACTCGAGCTATTTGTCGGCCTGCGCTATACCCGCGCCAAGCGGCGCAATCAGTTCATTTCCTTTATTTCGACCGTCTCGATCGTCTGCATCGCCATTAGCGTGACGGCCCTGATCACCGTTATGTCGGTGATGAACGGATTCGACAACGAGCTGCGTACCCGCATTCTTGGCGCGATTTCCCACGCCACGGTGTCGGGATTGCCTGGCGAAAGCGTGCAGAACTGGCCGCGCGCTGTGCAGATTGCCGAGGCGAACTCGCACGTCCGGGGCGCGGCGCCTTACGTTGAAACCCAGGCATTTCTGCAGGCCCGTCGCCCCAGTGGCGCCCTTGTGCGCGGCATCGAACCGTCGGAGGAACCGAAGGTTTCTGATATCGACAAGCACATGGTTGAGGGCAGCCTCAATGACCTGGTGCCTGGCGAGTGGAACATTGTCCTCGGGCGCGAGTTGGCGATGACGCTGGGCGTCAATGTCGGCGACAAGATCACGATGGCCGTTCCCGAATTCCGTGCCACGCCGATGGGTAGCGTGCCGCGGCTGCGTGGGTTTCGCGTGACGGGCATTTTTGAGTTGGGCATGCAGGAGTTTGACTCAGGGCTGGCGCTCATCAATATGAGCGATGCCGAGAAGCTCAATGGGCTCGACGGTCCGACGGGCATACGTTTACGCCTGGACGACCTCTTCAACGCGCGACCGGTCGCGCGCGAGCTGGCCGATCAGCTCGGTCAGATCTATCGCGTGGAAACCTGGATGGATAGCCACGCCAACTTCTTCTCCGCCATTTCGATGGAGAAGAAGGTGATGTTCATCATTCTCTCGCTGATCATTCTCGTGGCGGTCATCAACTTGATCTCCATGCTGATGATGCTGGTGACTGACAAGCAGGCCGACATCGCCATTCTGCGAACGCTTGGTTCGACTCCGCGAAGCATCATGGGCATGTTCATGGTGCAGGGTGTGTTGGTGGGCTTTGTCGGCATAGGACTCGGCGTCAGTCTGGGTTCCCTCTTGTCGTGGCGGCTGCCACAAATAGTCAAATGGATTGAGCACACCTTCCATGTGACGTTCCTCTCTCCGGACGTTTACTACATTAGCGAGTTGCCCAGTCAGCTTGTCGCGCGCGACGTTGGAAACGTAGCGCTGGTAACGTTCCTGTTCTCGTTGCTCGCAACGATCTATCCCGCATGGCGCGCTGCGCGCACACAGCCCGCGCAGGCCTTGCGCTATGAGTAA
- a CDS encoding ExbD/TolR family protein: protein MRIGNDRRQDDFEINVISLIDVLLTLLMFFVLTTTFIQHSRMQVTLPKASAEERDMQAPALTVVVDRDGHYFVGSDEVLGQGIEPLKQAIANIAGDDRERQVTIRADAMTPHQNVVTAMDALGQLGFTRLSIATTPTQEQPGK, encoded by the coding sequence ATGCGTATCGGCAACGACCGTCGGCAGGACGACTTCGAGATCAACGTCATTTCGTTGATCGACGTGCTGCTTACCTTGCTCATGTTCTTCGTGTTGACCACCACGTTCATCCAGCACTCCCGCATGCAGGTGACGTTGCCCAAGGCAAGTGCCGAGGAGCGCGACATGCAGGCTCCGGCGCTGACCGTGGTGGTGGACCGCGACGGGCATTACTTCGTGGGCAGCGATGAGGTGCTCGGTCAGGGCATCGAGCCGCTGAAGCAGGCTATCGCGAACATCGCTGGCGATGACCGCGAACGCCAGGTCACCATTCGTGCGGACGCGATGACGCCGCACCAGAACGTGGTTACGGCCATGGATGCGCTGGGCCAGCTGGGCTTCACGCGTCTGTCCATTGCTACAACGCCGACACAGGAGCAGCCGGGCAAGTGA
- a CDS encoding MotA/TolQ/ExbB proton channel family protein has translation MAGGWAMLPILICSAVALAIVLERCWTLRRKSVLPPGLGDEVRTWARSGQLDPAHLATLAAGSPLGELLASAVAVRNRPRELIKERIEDTGRHVVHNMERYLNTLGTIALIGPLLGLLGTVIGLIRMFLDVMKGGVGDPMKMAGGIGEALICTATGLVVAIPAYVLHRYFRSKVAGYCVEMEKQATSLLDELTLNAPAPAAPRARRAAAAPTESSAG, from the coding sequence ATGGCGGGCGGATGGGCCATGTTGCCTATCCTGATTTGTTCCGCGGTTGCCCTGGCAATCGTGCTGGAGCGCTGCTGGACCCTGCGCCGCAAATCGGTGCTGCCTCCGGGCCTTGGCGACGAAGTGCGCACCTGGGCGCGCTCGGGCCAGCTCGATCCCGCCCACCTGGCCACCCTGGCCGCCGGATCGCCGCTGGGCGAGCTGCTTGCGTCGGCTGTGGCGGTGCGCAACCGTCCGCGCGAACTCATCAAGGAACGCATCGAGGACACCGGTCGCCACGTCGTCCACAACATGGAGCGTTACCTCAATACGCTCGGCACGATCGCGCTGATCGGACCGCTGCTCGGCCTGCTTGGCACGGTCATCGGCCTGATCCGCATGTTCCTCGATGTCATGAAGGGCGGCGTTGGCGATCCCATGAAGATGGCCGGCGGCATTGGCGAGGCCCTGATCTGTACGGCGACCGGTCTGGTCGTGGCTATCCCCGCCTATGTCCTGCACCGCTACTTTCGTTCCAAGGTGGCAGGCTACTGCGTGGAAATGGAGAAGCAGGCCACCAGTCTGCTCGACGAACTGACCCTCAACGCACCGGCTCCCGCAGCCCCGCGCGCTCGTCGCGCGGCTGCGGCTCCGACCGAGTCGAGCGCGGGCTGA
- the lolD gene encoding lipoprotein-releasing ABC transporter ATP-binding protein LolD: protein MKSEQSVVLRASHIAKTYEESGLHTDVLSDVTFSLHRGETLAIVGASGSGKSTLLHIIGGLDTLTRGEVEVEGQLLSSLSDAQRGRVRNRSLGFIYQFHHLLPEFTALENVCMPLLIRGTPIAEARSRASELLGRVGLSKRMEHKPAELSGGERQRCAVARALVTRPACVLGDEPTGNLDEGNAEQVYELMLELNREIGTSFILVTHDSRLAARMDRTLELHNGVLQEKPRN, encoded by the coding sequence ATGAAATCCGAACAGTCGGTCGTCCTGCGCGCCAGTCACATCGCGAAGACTTACGAGGAAAGTGGCCTGCACACCGATGTGCTGAGTGACGTCACGTTTTCGTTGCATCGGGGCGAGACGCTCGCCATCGTAGGCGCGTCGGGCTCGGGCAAGAGCACCTTGCTCCATATCATCGGTGGTCTAGATACGCTGACGCGTGGCGAAGTTGAGGTCGAAGGTCAGCTTCTGTCGAGCTTGTCCGACGCGCAGCGGGGCCGGGTGCGCAATCGTTCATTGGGCTTCATCTATCAGTTCCACCATCTCCTGCCGGAGTTCACCGCGCTGGAAAATGTCTGCATGCCGCTGCTCATTCGCGGTACGCCAATTGCCGAAGCGCGTAGCCGCGCCTCTGAGCTGCTGGGGCGTGTGGGCCTGAGCAAGCGCATGGAACACAAGCCTGCGGAACTCTCAGGTGGTGAGCGGCAGCGATGTGCCGTGGCGCGCGCGCTCGTGACTCGCCCGGCCTGTGTCCTGGGTGACGAGCCCACCGGCAACCTGGACGAGGGCAATGCCGAGCAGGTCTATGAGCTGATGCTTGAACTCAATCGCGAGATCGGGACGAGCTTCATCCTGGTGACTCATGACAGTCGCCTCGCGGCCCGCATGGATCGCACGCTTGAACTCCATAACGGAGTGCTGCAGGAAAAGCCGCGTAACTAG
- a CDS encoding glycine zipper 2TM domain-containing protein — protein sequence MSTQRYLALTFGTIFALLASGASLAATPAKAPVNSGSLNGDVLVRNDGIFLRCNQCGTVEAIERNVTAGRNHGTAGAIIGAVAGGVLGNQVGKGDGRKLATVAGAVGGGFAGNAIGKGGGGETFTLRLRMGDGSYSNITVADASTIRAGDLVQVDPNGNVVRIQ from the coding sequence ATGAGCACCCAGCGTTATCTCGCCCTGACTTTCGGCACCATCTTTGCCCTGCTCGCCAGTGGCGCCTCCCTGGCGGCGACGCCTGCCAAGGCTCCGGTGAACAGTGGCAGCCTCAATGGCGATGTCCTGGTCCGCAATGACGGCATCTTCCTGCGCTGCAACCAGTGCGGCACCGTCGAAGCCATCGAACGCAACGTGACCGCGGGCCGCAACCACGGCACCGCCGGTGCCATCATTGGCGCCGTGGCCGGTGGCGTGCTGGGCAACCAGGTCGGCAAGGGTGATGGTCGCAAGCTGGCTACGGTTGCCGGCGCTGTGGGCGGTGGTTTCGCCGGCAACGCCATCGGCAAGGGTGGTGGCGGCGAAACGTTCACACTGCGCCTGCGCATGGGCGACGGCAGCTACTCGAATATCACGGTGGCCGATGCCAGCACGATCCGCGCCGGCGATCTGGTGCAGGTCGATCCGAATGGCAACGTGGTGCGCATCCAGTAA
- a CDS encoding protein YgfX produces the protein MKSVPAITFEYRPSRVVGWAVAFVLILGCLSLWLTAIDRLFVVALSLVVLLAGVLEQRNRSRHAGVRFTWPSDGPWEVTRMGLEPVSAHLVSHRALMSIVVIRLRTGTSGVIPLVLTPDNLAPHHRRHMRIRLAQTPSITEQAGVSPV, from the coding sequence ATGAAATCCGTACCCGCAATCACCTTTGAGTATCGACCCTCACGGGTCGTCGGATGGGCGGTTGCGTTCGTACTGATTCTGGGCTGTTTGAGCTTATGGCTCACAGCCATTGACCGCTTGTTCGTCGTGGCGTTGTCGCTGGTGGTGCTGTTGGCCGGCGTCCTGGAGCAGCGGAATCGCTCCCGCCATGCCGGTGTGCGCTTCACATGGCCGTCCGACGGTCCCTGGGAGGTGACGCGAATGGGGCTGGAGCCGGTGAGTGCGCACCTGGTTTCGCACCGCGCACTTATGTCAATCGTCGTCATTCGGCTCAGGACCGGGACGTCGGGCGTCATTCCCCTGGTGTTGACCCCCGACAATCTGGCGCCCCATCACCGCCGGCACATGCGCATCCGGCTGGCCCAGACGCCCTCGATCACGGAACAGGCGGGCGTTTCTCCGGTCTGA
- a CDS encoding succinate dehydrogenase assembly factor 2, protein MEESRIKRLRWRTRRGTRELDALFGGWLEQCFASAGEARQQAFDELLDVQDPDLWDWVMGHARAPRDDWQAIIDEIRTRNHL, encoded by the coding sequence ATGGAAGAATCCCGCATCAAACGCCTTCGCTGGCGCACCCGGCGAGGCACCCGCGAACTGGACGCTCTCTTTGGCGGCTGGCTCGAGCAGTGCTTTGCGTCAGCCGGGGAGGCCAGACAACAGGCATTCGACGAGCTGCTCGACGTACAGGACCCCGACCTCTGGGACTGGGTCATGGGACATGCCAGGGCGCCACGCGATGACTGGCAGGCCATCATCGATGAAATCCGTACCCGCAATCACCTTTGA
- the msbA gene encoding lipid A export permease/ATP-binding protein MsbA, with product MSEANAEPHSASSWLTYRRLLGYSKRYWAIGLVTLVAMAVEGGALALFTNLLRPMIDELFAKKDQYLIFWMPIWIVGIFVVRGIATFINDYGIAYIGRNVVQALRTDVFNAYLRLPAAYFGNEHSGQQVSRITYTSEQVAQAATDAVKVAVTEGLTVAYMMWVMLSNSAYLTLALLVMVPAIGLVATVVSRRYRQISRRIQGTMGSVTGAVEESVGAHREVRIYGGQSHEAARFDQITNQSRRLNLKISATNAASSATVQTVAALALALLVYLGTRPNQIDQISPGIFFTVLTAMGAMLPSLKRLTTVQANIQRGLAAAEDLFRVIDAPPEVDTGKSVLTRTRGDIFFQGVRLTYPRSRSEALRGVDLHCPPGTVTALVGRSGSGKSSLVSLLPRFYAPSDGRILLDNDNYENYTLPSLRKQIAWVGQSVVLFDGTVAENIAYGELSGASEKDIIAAAEAANAMEFIQRMPKGIHSHIGQAGNMLSGGQRQRLAIARAILKNAPILVLDEATSALDTESERLIQQALQRLMRDRTTLVIAHRLSTIEHADQIAVMDQGRIVERGTHAQLLAMNGHYANLHRMQFHDGAGD from the coding sequence GTGAGCGAAGCGAACGCAGAGCCACATTCCGCCAGTTCCTGGCTGACCTACCGGCGCCTGCTCGGTTATTCGAAGCGCTATTGGGCCATTGGTCTGGTGACGCTGGTTGCCATGGCCGTTGAGGGCGGCGCGCTAGCCCTCTTCACGAATCTGCTGCGTCCGATGATCGACGAGCTGTTCGCGAAGAAGGATCAGTATCTGATCTTCTGGATGCCGATCTGGATCGTTGGCATCTTTGTCGTGCGTGGCATCGCTACCTTTATCAACGACTACGGCATCGCGTATATCGGACGCAACGTCGTTCAGGCGCTGCGCACCGACGTTTTCAATGCGTACCTGCGACTGCCCGCCGCCTACTTCGGCAATGAGCACTCGGGCCAGCAGGTGTCACGTATCACTTACACGAGCGAGCAGGTGGCGCAGGCCGCCACGGACGCCGTCAAGGTGGCCGTGACCGAGGGCCTCACCGTCGCTTACATGATGTGGGTGATGCTCAGCAATAGCGCGTACCTCACGCTGGCGTTGCTCGTCATGGTGCCGGCGATCGGTCTGGTGGCCACGGTAGTGAGCCGAAGGTATCGTCAAATCAGCCGTCGCATCCAGGGCACGATGGGCTCGGTGACCGGTGCGGTCGAGGAATCGGTGGGCGCGCATCGCGAAGTGCGCATCTATGGCGGACAGTCTCACGAGGCGGCCCGCTTCGACCAGATCACCAACCAGTCGCGGCGACTGAACCTCAAGATTTCCGCGACCAATGCGGCGTCGAGCGCCACGGTGCAGACCGTGGCCGCGCTCGCCCTGGCGTTGCTGGTCTACCTCGGCACGCGCCCGAATCAGATCGATCAGATCTCGCCCGGTATTTTCTTCACCGTGCTGACGGCGATGGGTGCGATGCTGCCATCGCTCAAGCGCCTCACCACGGTGCAGGCGAATATCCAGCGCGGACTTGCCGCGGCGGAAGATCTGTTCCGCGTCATCGATGCGCCGCCGGAAGTCGATACGGGCAAATCCGTCCTTACGCGTACACGCGGCGACATCTTTTTCCAGGGCGTGCGCCTGACCTATCCGCGCAGTCGCTCCGAAGCTTTGCGAGGGGTGGACCTGCATTGTCCGCCCGGTACCGTGACAGCCTTGGTCGGCCGCTCAGGCAGCGGCAAAAGCAGCCTCGTAAGCCTCTTGCCGCGCTTCTATGCGCCCAGCGACGGTCGCATCCTGCTGGACAACGACAACTACGAAAACTACACGTTGCCCTCGCTGCGCAAGCAGATCGCATGGGTGGGGCAGAGCGTGGTGCTGTTCGACGGTACGGTCGCGGAAAACATTGCCTACGGCGAATTGTCCGGTGCGAGCGAGAAGGACATCATCGCTGCGGCCGAGGCGGCCAACGCGATGGAGTTCATCCAGCGCATGCCCAAGGGCATCCATAGCCATATCGGCCAGGCCGGCAACATGCTGTCGGGCGGCCAGCGCCAGCGGCTGGCCATTGCCAGGGCGATCCTCAAGAACGCACCCATCCTCGTCCTCGACGAGGCGACCAGCGCGCTGGACACCGAGTCCGAGCGCCTGATCCAGCAGGCGCTCCAGCGACTCATGCGTGATCGCACGACGCTGGTGATTGCGCATCGGCTTTCGACGATCGAGCACGCCGACCAGATTGCCGTCATGGATCAGGGGCGGATTGTGGAGCGTGGCACGCATGCGCAGTTGCTGGCCATGAACGGCCACTACGCGAACCTGCACCGCATGCAGTTTCACGACGGCGCGGGCGACTGA
- a CDS encoding DNA internalization-related competence protein ComEC/Rec2 has protein sequence MVGALAWLMGAVSVQCLADLPSQQVLLGICPPGCLLMVFAWRRFPWVGWVGTAVVGFCWAAFAGKQAMANRWPGDWEGRDVQVEAHVQDLPESTSESTRFMARVTSLDRDVPWEGTARLTWYRTADAGPAAVGPCETWRLTVRLKRPRGFVNPGGADAERNALARGMDATGYVRDVPSNRRSSPTPLCVDALRQRIARGIAARVPVERDAALLTALAVGDTRSLTLEDWQIARGNGVSHLIAISGFHVGVAALGGAWLVALAYFAMPWMGQRWPKVQAMACGGFAVAFAYGALAGFGIATVRTLLMIAVIALCRCLRRAPSGAHAMALASTILLACDPLSVLLPGFWLSFVGVAFLMFALNSASEGVTGFAKGLLQSQLLMSTALLPLTMWFFGESSLVGALSNLIAVPLVSLVIVPLALLGAIFLLVFPVGTGWVLWPASRLVHGQWWWLEWLERWPGAHWFLPEVSIAALVLAMIGAIWLFLPRGWPARWLGVLGFAPLLMPPLDRPEAGAFQVWTLDVGQGLAVLIRTRSHALLYDAGARFRTGFDLGEAVVLRSLRGMGINRLDAVVISHADNDHAGGAGAVVRAFPKARRLAGEPERMPLAMDACTAGQSWEWDHVRFEMLLPGGTPTGASPNDRSCVLLVEHGGGRFLLTGDITTRAETRLPASLADGRPLVLQVGHHGSRTSSGEGFLQSTRPALGLISAGWRNRFGHPHPKVVERFERHEVPLLNTAVAGAIRVDFPANAPPRVTATWRQDAARYWRER, from the coding sequence ATGGTGGGCGCACTGGCCTGGTTGATGGGCGCCGTCAGTGTTCAGTGCCTTGCCGATCTGCCATCGCAGCAAGTGTTGCTGGGAATATGCCCGCCGGGCTGCCTGCTGATGGTCTTTGCCTGGCGGCGTTTTCCGTGGGTCGGCTGGGTGGGCACCGCGGTCGTCGGTTTTTGTTGGGCTGCATTTGCCGGCAAGCAGGCTATGGCGAATCGCTGGCCGGGCGATTGGGAGGGTCGCGACGTGCAGGTCGAGGCGCACGTCCAGGATCTGCCCGAATCGACCTCCGAATCCACACGTTTCATGGCGCGAGTTACGTCCCTTGATCGTGACGTGCCCTGGGAAGGTACGGCTCGGTTGACCTGGTATCGCACGGCTGACGCTGGGCCCGCTGCCGTGGGGCCCTGCGAAACCTGGCGGTTGACGGTAAGGCTTAAGCGGCCGAGGGGGTTCGTGAATCCAGGCGGTGCGGATGCCGAACGCAATGCGCTGGCTCGTGGCATGGATGCGACGGGATACGTCCGTGATGTGCCGTCCAATCGTCGGAGCAGCCCAACGCCCTTGTGTGTCGACGCACTGCGCCAGCGCATCGCGCGAGGCATCGCCGCGCGTGTACCCGTCGAGCGGGACGCTGCACTGCTCACGGCATTGGCCGTAGGCGACACGCGCAGCCTGACCCTGGAAGATTGGCAAATCGCCCGCGGCAATGGCGTGTCCCATCTGATCGCCATATCGGGATTCCACGTGGGAGTCGCCGCTTTGGGTGGTGCATGGCTGGTTGCCCTGGCGTATTTCGCGATGCCATGGATGGGGCAGCGGTGGCCTAAAGTCCAGGCGATGGCCTGCGGCGGATTCGCCGTCGCATTTGCCTACGGTGCGCTGGCGGGGTTCGGCATAGCGACTGTCCGCACGCTGCTGATGATTGCTGTCATTGCCTTGTGCCGATGCCTTCGGCGAGCACCGTCGGGTGCTCACGCCATGGCGCTTGCCTCAACGATTCTGCTCGCATGCGATCCGCTGTCCGTTCTGTTGCCCGGCTTCTGGCTTTCCTTTGTCGGCGTGGCTTTTCTGATGTTCGCGCTGAACAGCGCATCGGAAGGCGTGACTGGATTTGCGAAGGGACTGCTCCAGAGCCAGCTATTGATGAGCACAGCCCTGCTGCCACTGACCATGTGGTTCTTCGGCGAGTCGTCCCTGGTCGGTGCGTTGTCCAATCTCATTGCTGTACCACTCGTCAGTCTGGTGATCGTTCCCCTGGCTTTGCTGGGAGCGATCTTCTTATTGGTTTTTCCTGTTGGCACCGGATGGGTTCTGTGGCCGGCCAGTCGACTGGTGCACGGTCAGTGGTGGTGGCTGGAGTGGCTGGAGCGCTGGCCCGGCGCGCATTGGTTTTTGCCGGAGGTGTCGATCGCGGCGCTGGTGCTGGCGATGATTGGCGCGATCTGGCTTTTTCTGCCCCGTGGTTGGCCGGCCCGTTGGCTGGGTGTGCTGGGATTTGCTCCGTTGCTGATGCCGCCGCTGGATCGGCCTGAGGCTGGGGCCTTTCAGGTGTGGACGCTTGACGTGGGGCAGGGGCTTGCCGTGTTGATACGTACCCGGTCGCATGCGCTTCTCTATGACGCCGGCGCCCGCTTTCGCACGGGCTTTGATCTGGGTGAGGCGGTTGTGTTGCGATCATTGCGAGGCATGGGGATCAATCGGCTCGACGCCGTCGTAATCAGCCATGCCGACAATGATCATGCCGGCGGCGCCGGGGCAGTAGTCAGAGCATTTCCGAAAGCGCGAAGGTTGGCTGGCGAGCCTGAACGGATGCCTCTGGCCATGGATGCCTGTACCGCCGGGCAATCGTGGGAGTGGGATCACGTGCGCTTCGAGATGTTGCTGCCGGGCGGTACACCGACCGGCGCATCGCCGAACGATCGGTCCTGCGTCCTCCTGGTTGAGCATGGTGGCGGGCGATTTCTCCTCACGGGCGACATCACGACGCGGGCAGAAACCCGGCTGCCGGCCAGCCTGGCCGACGGACGGCCGCTGGTCTTGCAGGTGGGGCACCACGGCAGCCGCACCTCGTCCGGTGAGGGGTTCCTGCAATCGACGCGACCCGCGCTCGGGCTCATATCGGCCGGCTGGCGAAACCGTTTCGGTCATCCCCATCCAAAGGTGGTCGAGCGCTTCGAGCGCCATGAGGTCCCGTTGCTCAATACCGCTGTGGCCGGCGCCATACGCGTGGATTTTCCGGCCAACGCGCCGCCCCGCGTCACGGCAACTTGGCGGCAAGACGCCGCTCGCTATTGGAGGGAGCGATAG